The following proteins are encoded in a genomic region of Mycobacterium kiyosense:
- the cyp136 gene encoding cytochrome P450 gives MTATISTPEYVLDQARRRLTPSVNNIPGMGLLERRLRETQFPERRLAEPPPGSGLKPVVGDRGLPILGHMIEMLRGGPEYLQFLYETKGPLIFGDSPVLPFVAALGPDAAQVIYSNRNKDYSQQGWTPVIGAFFNRGLMLLDFEEHLFHRRIMQEAFIRSRLVNYVEQMDQVVSQVIADDWVVNDARFLLYPAMKELTLDIASMVFMGHEPGTDRELVTKVNKAFTMTVRAGNAVIRTGIPPFTWWRGLKARQLLEDYFAERVKEQRGKSGNDLLSVLCQTEDEDGNRFSDEDIVNHMIFLMMAAHDTSTTTATNMAYQLAANPDWQQRCRDESDRLGDGPLDIESLEKLESLDLVMNEAIRLVSPVQWAMRRTVRDTELLGHYIPAGTNVTAFPGVNHRLPELWTDPLKFDPDRFAEPRSEHKRHRYAFTPFGGGAHKCIGMTFGQLEIKTIMHRLLRRYRLELARPGYEAKWDYRTIPIPMDGMPIVLRPL, from the coding sequence ATGACAGCCACCATCAGCACCCCCGAATACGTCCTCGACCAAGCACGACGTCGGTTGACCCCGTCGGTCAACAACATTCCCGGGATGGGGCTGCTGGAGCGCCGGTTGCGGGAGACCCAGTTCCCGGAACGCCGACTGGCCGAGCCTCCACCGGGCAGTGGGCTCAAGCCGGTCGTCGGCGACCGGGGACTGCCGATCCTCGGGCACATGATCGAGATGTTGCGCGGCGGACCGGAATATCTGCAGTTTCTGTACGAAACGAAGGGCCCGCTCATCTTCGGGGACTCGCCGGTGCTGCCGTTCGTCGCTGCGCTCGGCCCGGATGCCGCCCAGGTGATCTACTCCAACCGCAACAAGGACTACTCGCAGCAGGGTTGGACACCGGTGATCGGCGCGTTCTTCAACCGCGGACTGATGCTGCTCGACTTCGAAGAGCACCTGTTCCACCGTCGGATCATGCAGGAGGCCTTCATCCGGTCCCGGCTGGTGAACTATGTCGAACAGATGGACCAGGTCGTATCGCAGGTGATCGCCGACGACTGGGTTGTCAACGATGCACGCTTCCTGCTGTATCCGGCGATGAAAGAACTCACCCTCGACATCGCCTCGATGGTGTTCATGGGTCACGAGCCGGGCACCGACCGCGAACTGGTGACGAAGGTCAACAAGGCTTTCACGATGACGGTCCGCGCCGGCAACGCCGTGATCCGCACCGGCATCCCGCCGTTCACCTGGTGGCGCGGCCTCAAGGCCCGGCAACTGCTCGAGGACTACTTCGCCGAGCGGGTCAAGGAGCAGCGCGGAAAGAGCGGCAACGACCTGCTGAGCGTGTTGTGCCAAACCGAGGACGAGGACGGTAATCGCTTCTCCGACGAAGACATCGTCAACCACATGATCTTCTTGATGATGGCCGCGCACGACACCTCGACCACCACCGCGACCAATATGGCGTATCAGCTCGCCGCCAACCCCGACTGGCAACAGCGTTGCCGGGACGAATCCGACCGGCTCGGCGATGGACCGCTGGACATCGAATCCCTGGAAAAGCTGGAGTCGCTGGACCTGGTGATGAACGAGGCGATTCGTCTGGTGTCCCCGGTGCAGTGGGCGATGCGGCGAACGGTACGCGACACCGAGTTGCTCGGGCACTACATACCGGCCGGCACCAATGTCACCGCATTTCCCGGGGTGAACCACCGGCTGCCCGAGCTGTGGACCGATCCGTTGAAGTTCGACCCAGACCGGTTTGCCGAACCGCGTAGCGAGCACAAGCGACACCGCTACGCGTTCACTCCCTTTGGCGGCGGTGCACACAAATGCATCGGTATGACATTCGGGCAGCTGGAGATCAAGACGATCATGCATCGGCTGCTGCGGCGGTATCGCCTGGAGCTGGCGCGACCGGGTTACGAGGCCAAGTGGGACTACCGCACGATTCCCATCCCGATGGACGGCATGCCAATCGTGCTGCGGCCGCTGTAG
- a CDS encoding TetR family transcriptional regulator: MSSQAAEDGQGSAGQRRRGDKHRQAIMQAVRDLLQERPFAELSVSTISVRAGVARSGFYFYFDSKYSVLAQILAEAAEELDELTQYFAPRQPGESPEQFAKRMVGSAAAVYAQHDPVVQACNEARHTDLEIREILERQFQVVLGQIVNIVDAEVKAGTAQPISDDLPTLIRTLTGTTALMLTGDPLLVGRDSELPNRVRVLEQLWLNALWGGRAR; the protein is encoded by the coding sequence GTGAGTAGTCAGGCTGCCGAGGACGGGCAGGGCTCGGCCGGACAGCGCCGGCGCGGCGACAAGCACCGGCAGGCGATCATGCAGGCGGTGCGCGACTTGTTGCAGGAGCGACCTTTTGCCGAACTCTCGGTCAGCACCATCAGCGTGCGGGCCGGGGTGGCCAGGTCCGGCTTCTACTTCTACTTCGATTCCAAGTACTCGGTGCTGGCCCAGATCCTTGCCGAGGCGGCCGAGGAACTCGACGAACTCACGCAGTACTTCGCGCCGCGCCAGCCGGGAGAGTCGCCCGAGCAGTTCGCCAAACGAATGGTGGGCAGCGCTGCGGCGGTGTACGCGCAGCACGACCCGGTGGTGCAGGCGTGTAACGAGGCCCGGCACACCGATCTCGAGATCCGCGAGATTCTGGAGCGGCAATTCCAGGTGGTGCTCGGCCAGATCGTCAACATCGTCGACGCCGAAGTGAAGGCCGGCACCGCGCAACCGATCAGTGACGACCTGCCGACCCTGATTCGCACGCTGACCGGCACCACCGCACTGATGCTCACCGGTGACCCGCTGCTCGTCGGGCGCGACAGCGAGTTGCCGAACCGGGTGCGCGTGCTCGAACAGCTGTGGCTCAACGCGCTGTGGGGTGGTCGGGCGCGTTAG
- a CDS encoding short chain dehydrogenase, with the protein MPHADSDRTAGIVSTMAQRGSEHYFTGKRCFVTGAASGIGRATALRLAARGAELYLTDRDAEGLEKTVADARALGAQVPAYRVLDVSDYDQVAAFAVDIHTSHSSMDVVFNIAGVSAWGTVDRLSHDQWTKMVAINLMGPIHVIESFVPQMVAAGRGGRLVNVSSAAGIVALPWHAAYSASKYGLRGLSEVLRFDLAKHGIGVNVVVPGAVRTPLVNTVEIAGVDREDPQVARWVDRFSGHAVSPERAAEKILDGVAKNRYLVYTSPDIRALYAFKRLAWWPYSVAMRQVNAVFTRALRPGPPTRGIPSGN; encoded by the coding sequence ATGCCGCACGCGGATTCGGACCGGACCGCCGGTATCGTCTCGACCATGGCGCAGCGGGGCTCCGAGCACTATTTCACGGGTAAGCGGTGTTTTGTGACGGGTGCGGCCAGCGGTATCGGCCGGGCCACCGCACTGCGGCTGGCGGCACGAGGCGCCGAGCTCTATCTGACCGATCGCGACGCCGAGGGCCTGGAGAAAACGGTGGCTGACGCGCGCGCACTCGGCGCGCAGGTGCCCGCCTATCGCGTGCTGGATGTTTCGGACTACGACCAGGTGGCTGCGTTCGCCGTCGACATCCACACCAGCCACTCCAGCATGGACGTGGTGTTCAATATCGCCGGAGTGTCGGCCTGGGGGACCGTCGACCGGCTTTCCCACGACCAGTGGACCAAGATGGTAGCGATCAACCTGATGGGCCCGATCCACGTGATCGAGTCGTTCGTGCCGCAGATGGTGGCGGCCGGCCGCGGCGGGCGGCTGGTCAATGTGTCCTCGGCGGCGGGGATCGTGGCGCTGCCCTGGCATGCGGCCTATAGCGCCAGCAAATACGGTCTGCGTGGATTGTCCGAGGTGCTGCGTTTCGACCTGGCCAAGCATGGCATCGGGGTGAACGTCGTGGTGCCGGGCGCCGTGCGGACCCCGTTGGTCAACACTGTGGAGATCGCGGGCGTCGATCGTGAGGACCCGCAGGTCGCCCGCTGGGTCGACCGCTTCAGCGGGCACGCCGTCTCACCGGAACGGGCGGCGGAGAAGATCCTGGACGGCGTGGCGAAGAACCGGTACCTGGTCTACACCTCGCCGGACATTCGGGCGTTGTATGCGTTCAAGCGGTTGGCGTGGTGGCCTTACAGCGTGGCGATGCGCCAGGTCAATGCGGTCTTCACCCGTGCGCTGCGGCCCGGTCCCCCGACGCGGGGAATCCCGTCGGGTAATTAA
- the dinB gene encoding DNA polymerase IV, giving the protein MPSWVLHVDLDQFLASVELRRRPELVGLPVIVGGSGDPTEPRKVVTCASYEAREFGVHAGMPLRTAARRCPEATFLPSDPTAYDAASEQVMGLLRDLGHPVEVWGWDEAYVGVTPPADPAAVAEQIRHVVATQTGLSCSVGISDNKQRAKVATGFAKPAGIFTLTDANWMAMMADRPVDALWGVGPKTAKKLAAAGISTVRDLAYSDGELLTSTFGPRTGLWLLLLAKGGGDTDVSAEPWVARSRSHVVTFPRDLTERGEMNTAVTELARRALADVLAEARIVTRVAVTVRTSTFYTRTKIRKLDAPTTDPDVIVTAALRVLDLFELDRPVRLLGVRLELMMPG; this is encoded by the coding sequence ATGCCGTCCTGGGTCTTACACGTCGACCTCGACCAGTTTCTGGCCTCAGTCGAACTGCGCCGACGCCCCGAACTGGTGGGCCTGCCGGTCATCGTCGGCGGCAGCGGCGATCCCACCGAACCACGCAAAGTCGTCACCTGCGCCTCTTACGAGGCCCGTGAGTTCGGCGTGCACGCCGGCATGCCGCTGCGCACCGCCGCCCGGCGCTGCCCGGAAGCCACCTTTCTCCCCTCCGACCCAACCGCCTACGACGCGGCATCCGAACAGGTCATGGGCCTGTTGCGGGACCTCGGCCACCCCGTCGAGGTCTGGGGCTGGGACGAGGCCTACGTCGGCGTGACCCCGCCGGCCGATCCCGCCGCGGTCGCCGAACAGATCCGCCACGTCGTCGCGACGCAAACCGGGCTGTCCTGCTCGGTCGGCATCAGCGACAACAAGCAGCGCGCCAAGGTCGCCACGGGATTCGCCAAGCCCGCCGGCATCTTCACCCTCACCGACGCCAACTGGATGGCCATGATGGCCGACCGGCCGGTCGACGCACTGTGGGGTGTCGGCCCCAAGACCGCCAAAAAGCTTGCTGCCGCCGGTATCTCGACGGTCCGGGACCTCGCCTACAGCGACGGCGAGCTGCTCACCTCGACATTCGGCCCGCGCACCGGCCTGTGGCTGTTGCTGCTGGCCAAGGGTGGCGGCGACACCGACGTCAGCGCCGAACCGTGGGTAGCGCGATCGCGCAGCCACGTCGTCACCTTTCCCCGCGACCTGACCGAACGTGGCGAAATGAATACGGCCGTCACGGAATTGGCTCGACGAGCACTCGCTGACGTGCTGGCCGAGGCGCGCATCGTCACGCGAGTCGCGGTCACCGTGCGCACCTCGACGTTCTACACCCGCACCAAGATCCGCAAACTCGACGCCCCGACCACCGACCCCGACGTCATCGTCACCGCCGCCCTGCGCGTCCTGGACCTGTTCGAACTGGACCGGCCCGTCCGCCTGCTCGGAGTCCGTCTTGAACTGATGATGCCGGGTTAA
- a CDS encoding TetR family transcriptional regulator, with protein MTGIELPVSAPQRQQERSDAARNRALLLAAARELVRQRGAEAVTMDDVAAAAGVGKGTVFRRFGSRAGLMTVLLDEDEKESQQAFLFGPPPLGPDAPPLERLIAFGRERICFVHTHHELLSAANRDPQTRRVGAAAVQRRHVQVLLRAADTTGDLAVQTDALLALLDVDYVEHQLRDGGHTQESLADAWAGLARKLCGR; from the coding sequence ATGACCGGGATCGAACTACCGGTATCGGCTCCGCAACGGCAGCAGGAACGCAGCGACGCCGCACGAAACCGAGCGCTGCTGCTGGCTGCGGCCCGCGAGCTGGTCCGGCAGCGTGGCGCCGAGGCGGTCACCATGGACGACGTCGCCGCCGCCGCCGGAGTCGGTAAAGGCACCGTGTTCCGGCGCTTCGGCAGCCGGGCCGGGCTGATGACGGTGCTGCTCGACGAGGACGAGAAGGAAAGCCAGCAGGCATTCCTGTTCGGTCCGCCGCCGCTGGGTCCCGATGCGCCGCCGTTGGAGCGCCTGATCGCATTCGGCCGGGAACGGATCTGCTTTGTCCATACCCACCACGAGTTGTTGTCCGCGGCCAACCGCGACCCGCAGACGCGCCGGGTCGGTGCGGCCGCCGTGCAGCGCAGACACGTCCAGGTGCTACTTCGGGCCGCCGACACCACCGGCGATCTGGCCGTGCAGACCGACGCCCTGCTGGCCCTGCTCGACGTCGACTACGTCGAGCATCAACTCCGCGACGGCGGCCACACCCAAGAATCCCTGGCCGACGCGTGGGCCGGCCTGGCCCGCAAGCTGTGCGGCAGGTGA
- a CDS encoding NAD(P)H-dependent oxidoreductase — protein MTETKILALVGSLRTASVNRQIAELAAQVAPEGATVTVFDALAELPFYNEDVDPAVGAQHDEPAAVAALRAAAREADAALVVTPEYNGTIPAVLKNAIDWLSRPFGSGALKGKPLAVIGGSLGQYGGVWAHDETRKSFGIAGARVVESIKLSVPFKSLDGKAPAEHEELTANVRDVVGKLVAEVG, from the coding sequence GTGACCGAGACCAAGATCCTGGCCCTGGTGGGCAGCCTGCGCACGGCGTCGGTCAACCGCCAGATCGCCGAACTTGCCGCCCAGGTCGCTCCTGAGGGCGCCACCGTCACCGTGTTCGACGCGCTGGCCGAGTTGCCGTTCTACAACGAGGACGTCGACCCCGCGGTCGGCGCGCAGCACGACGAGCCGGCTGCGGTGGCTGCGCTGCGTGCCGCGGCGCGCGAGGCGGACGCCGCGCTGGTGGTCACCCCGGAATACAACGGCACCATCCCCGCGGTACTCAAGAACGCGATCGACTGGCTGTCCCGGCCGTTCGGCAGCGGCGCGCTGAAAGGCAAGCCGCTGGCGGTGATCGGGGGTTCGCTGGGCCAGTACGGCGGCGTGTGGGCACACGACGAGACCCGCAAGTCGTTCGGCATCGCCGGGGCGCGGGTGGTCGAGTCGATCAAGCTGTCGGTGCCCTTCAAGTCGCTGGACGGCAAGGCGCCGGCCGAGCACGAGGAGCTCACGGCCAATGTGCGCGACGTGGTCGGCAAGCTCGTCGCCGAGGTCGGCTGA
- a CDS encoding NrdH-redoxin, producing MSIIVYSKPACVQCVATYKALDKQGIAYETVDITLDPEARDYVMALGYLQAPVVVADNAHWSGFRPDRIKALAESALSA from the coding sequence ATGAGCATCATCGTCTACAGCAAGCCAGCATGCGTGCAGTGCGTCGCCACCTACAAGGCGCTGGACAAGCAGGGCATCGCCTATGAAACGGTCGACATCACCCTGGACCCCGAGGCGCGTGACTACGTGATGGCGCTCGGCTACCTGCAGGCGCCCGTCGTGGTGGCCGACAACGCCCACTGGTCGGGTTTCCGTCCCGACCGCATCAAGGCGCTCGCGGAATCGGCGCTGAGCGCCTAG
- the nrdI gene encoding protein NrdI, translating into MESLGHSLVYFSSVSENTHRFVQKLGVPATRIPLHGRIEVDEPYVLILPTYGGGRATPDINNGGYVPKQVIAFLNNEHNRSLLRGVIAAGNNNFGAEFAYAGNVVSRKCAVPYLYRFELMGTPDDVVAVRSGLAEFWKEQTCHQPSLQSL; encoded by the coding sequence ATGGAGAGCTTGGGGCACAGCCTGGTCTATTTCTCCTCCGTGTCGGAGAACACCCACCGCTTCGTGCAGAAGCTGGGTGTTCCCGCCACGCGGATACCGCTGCACGGCCGCATCGAGGTCGACGAGCCGTACGTGCTGATCCTGCCGACCTACGGCGGCGGCCGGGCAACCCCCGACATCAACAACGGGGGATACGTCCCGAAGCAGGTCATCGCGTTCTTGAACAACGAGCACAACCGCTCACTGCTCCGCGGCGTCATCGCCGCGGGCAACAACAACTTCGGTGCCGAATTCGCCTACGCGGGCAATGTGGTGTCCCGCAAGTGCGCAGTTCCGTACCTGTACCGATTCGAACTCATGGGCACTCCGGACGACGTGGTTGCCGTTCGCTCAGGTCTTGCCGAATTCTGGAAGGAACAGACGTGTCACCAACCGTCACTGCAGAGCCTGTAA
- a CDS encoding hypothetical protein (frameshifted, insertion at around 1776448): MQTLIEGDGADPFNGFVWLAAKDIRPSDFIVTAAPRGGRPRRTFDLMEYVGEGEYEEVDGLIRKVNTDRKHRNKQRHHMRFISVNRYVEESYDLGLLLGWYVAEGHISKRSDHAGRNPNGIHFTIGTHELEYQHQLAAAFKRVFAADLAVHQSMSDQSVRMICNSKVVASLFFSLVGTGYNLKRLSHEVLTADEEFQRGLLAGLFRGDGCSTTGGMVLDLVNPSLVDQVQLLLRRNGIMSRVRQYVNQSGNTTGQVFVPGLPGANEDFIFDVGKNLHNYVGQKGTSRTTYQVVHGRHVYGIRELRHTQEVPAKVYNLHVEDTHTYTIRGTVVHNCFLLRIEDNMESIGRSINSALQLSKRGGGVALLLTNIREHGAPIKNIENQSSGVIPIMKLLEDSFSYANQLGARQGAGAVYLNAHHPDIYRFLDTKRENADEKIRIKTLSLGVVIPDITFELAKKNEDMYLFSPYDVERVYGKAFADISVTEKYYEMVDDARIRKTKIKAREFFQTLAELQFESGYPYIMFEDTVNRANPIEGKITHSNLCSEILQVSTPSLFNDDLSYAKVGKDISCNLGSLNIAKTMDSPDFAQTIEVAIRALTAVSDQTHITSVPSIEQGNNDSHAIGLGQMNLHGYLAREGIFYGSEEGIDFTNIYFYTVLYHALRASNRIAIERGTHFKGFERSKYASGEFFDKYTEQMWEPATDKVRQLFADAGIRIPTQDDWKRLKESVQQHGIYNQNLQAVPPTGSISYINHSTSSIHPIVSKVEIRKEGKIGRVYYPAPYMTNENLEYYQDAYEIGYEKIIDTYAAATQHVDQGLSLTLFFKDTATTRDVNKAQIYAWRKGIKTLYYIRLRQMALEGTEVEGCVSCML; the protein is encoded by the coding sequence GTGCAGACCCTCATCGAGGGTGACGGGGCCGACCCGTTCAACGGCTTTGTCTGGTTGGCTGCCAAAGACATTCGTCCTTCGGATTTCATCGTGACGGCAGCACCTCGGGGCGGACGACCGCGGCGGACCTTCGACCTGATGGAATACGTGGGCGAGGGCGAATACGAAGAGGTTGATGGCCTCATCCGCAAGGTCAACACCGATCGAAAGCACCGCAACAAGCAGCGCCACCACATGCGCTTCATCTCGGTGAATCGCTATGTCGAAGAGTCGTACGATCTAGGGCTTCTCCTTGGTTGGTACGTTGCCGAGGGGCATATTTCCAAGCGATCAGATCACGCAGGGCGCAATCCCAACGGCATCCATTTCACGATCGGCACGCACGAACTCGAATACCAGCATCAGCTGGCGGCGGCTTTCAAGCGGGTGTTCGCCGCCGACCTCGCCGTTCACCAGAGCATGTCCGACCAGTCGGTGCGCATGATCTGCAACAGCAAGGTCGTTGCGTCACTGTTCTTCTCGTTGGTCGGCACGGGATACAACTTGAAACGGTTGTCCCACGAAGTTCTAACGGCCGACGAAGAGTTCCAACGCGGATTGCTGGCCGGGTTGTTCCGCGGTGACGGGTGCAGCACCACCGGCGGCATGGTGCTCGACCTGGTCAATCCGAGTCTGGTCGATCAGGTGCAACTCCTGCTGCGCCGAAACGGGATCATGTCCAGGGTTCGCCAGTACGTCAACCAGTCGGGTAACACGACCGGGCAGGTGTTTGTGCCCGGTCTGCCCGGCGCCAACGAGGACTTCATCTTTGACGTCGGCAAGAATCTGCACAATTACGTCGGCCAGAAGGGGACGTCGCGCACCACCTATCAGGTCGTACACGGACGGCACGTGTACGGCATCCGGGAACTGCGGCACACACAGGAAGTTCCCGCCAAGGTCTACAACCTGCATGTCGAGGACACGCACACATACACGATTCGCGGAACCGTCGTGCACAATTGCTTCCTCCTTCGCATCGAGGACAACATGGAGTCCATCGGGCGCTCCATCAACTCCGCGCTGCAGCTGTCCAAGCGTGGTGGGGGAGTTGCGTTGCTGCTGACCAACATTCGCGAACACGGTGCGCCGATCAAGAACATCGAGAACCAGTCCTCGGGCGTCATCCCGATCATGAAGCTGCTCGAGGACTCCTTCTCCTACGCGAACCAGCTGGGTGCGCGTCAGGGCGCCGGCGCGGTGTACCTCAACGCGCATCACCCCGACATCTACCGCTTCCTGGACACCAAGCGGGAGAACGCCGACGAGAAGATCCGCATCAAGACGCTCAGCCTGGGCGTGGTGATCCCGGACATCACCTTCGAGCTGGCCAAGAAGAACGAGGACATGTACCTGTTCTCGCCGTACGACGTCGAACGTGTCTACGGCAAGGCGTTCGCCGACATCTCGGTCACCGAGAAGTACTACGAGATGGTCGACGACGCGCGCATCCGCAAGACCAAGATCAAGGCGCGCGAGTTCTTCCAGACGCTGGCCGAGCTGCAGTTCGAGTCCGGCTACCCCTACATCATGTTCGAGGACACGGTGAACCGGGCCAATCCCATCGAGGGCAAGATCACCCACTCGAACCTGTGCTCGGAGATCCTGCAGGTCTCCACCCCATCGCTGTTCAACGACGACTTGTCGTATGCCAAAGTGGGCAAAGACATTTCGTGCAACCTGGGGTCGCTGAACATCGCCAAGACGATGGACTCGCCGGACTTCGCGCAGACCATCGAGGTGGCCATCCGGGCGCTGACCGCCGTCAGCGACCAGACGCACATCACCTCGGTGCCGTCAATCGAGCAGGGCAACAACGACTCTCACGCGATCGGGCTCGGGCAGATGAACCTGCACGGATACCTGGCGCGGGAGGGCATCTTCTACGGTTCCGAAGAGGGCATCGACTTCACCAACATTTACTTCTACACCGTGCTCTACCACGCGCTGCGCGCGTCGAACCGCATCGCGATCGAACGAGGCACGCACTTCAAGGGATTCGAGCGGTCCAAATACGCCTCGGGAGAGTTCTTCGACAAGTACACCGAGCAGATGTGGGAGCCGGCCACCGACAAAGTGCGCCAACTCTTCGCCGACGCCGGCATCCGGATCCCGACCCAGGACGACTGGAAGCGGCTCAAGGAGTCGGTGCAGCAGCACGGCATCTACAACCAGAACCTGCAGGCGGTGCCGCCGACCGGGTCGATCTCCTACATCAACCACTCCACGTCGTCGATCCACCCGATCGTGTCGAAGGTGGAGATTCGCAAGGAAGGCAAGATCGGTCGCGTCTACTACCCGGCGCCCTACATGACCAACGAAAACCTGGAGTACTACCAGGACGCCTACGAGATCGGCTACGAGAAGATCATCGACACCTACGCCGCGGCCACCCAGCACGTGGATCAAGGGCTGTCGCTGACGCTGTTCTTCAAGGACACCGCCACCACGCGCGATGTGAACAAGGCGCAGATCTATGCCTGGCGCAAGGGCATCAAGACGCTGTACTACATCCGGTTGCGGCAGATGGCGCTGGAAGGCACTGAGGTAGAGGGTTGCGTCAGCTGCATGTTGTGA
- a CDS encoding AsnC family transcriptional regulator: MVRMPRPAIPHPGAKPGVKVDARSERWREHRKKVRAEIVEAAFRAIDRLGPELSVREIAEEAGTAKPKIYRHFTDKSDLFLAIGERLRDMLWAAIFPSINLATDSAREVIHRAVEEFVTLLDQHPNVMRVFIQGSSSAQSKATVRTLNEGREITLTIAEMFNNELRDMELNRDALELAAFAAFGSAASATEWWLGPDPDSPRSMTREQFVAQLTTIMMGIIVGTADTLGIKMDPEKPIHDALPAASA; encoded by the coding sequence GTGGTGAGAATGCCTCGACCCGCAATACCGCACCCCGGTGCCAAGCCCGGGGTCAAGGTCGACGCGCGCAGCGAGCGCTGGCGCGAGCACCGCAAGAAAGTGCGCGCCGAGATCGTCGAGGCGGCGTTCCGGGCCATCGATCGCCTGGGCCCCGAGCTGAGCGTGCGGGAGATCGCCGAGGAAGCCGGCACCGCGAAGCCGAAGATCTACCGGCACTTCACCGACAAGTCGGACCTGTTCCTGGCCATCGGGGAACGGCTGCGCGACATGCTCTGGGCAGCGATCTTCCCCTCCATCAACCTGGCCACCGACTCCGCGCGCGAAGTGATCCACCGCGCCGTCGAAGAGTTCGTCACGCTGCTCGACCAGCATCCCAACGTGATGCGGGTGTTCATCCAAGGCAGCTCCAGCGCCCAGTCCAAGGCAACCGTGCGGACCCTCAACGAAGGCCGCGAGATCACGCTGACCATCGCCGAGATGTTCAACAACGAGCTGCGGGACATGGAGCTCAACCGTGACGCGCTGGAACTGGCCGCGTTCGCGGCATTCGGCTCGGCGGCCTCCGCCACCGAGTGGTGGCTGGGTCCCGACCCGGACAGTCCGCGGTCGATGACGCGGGAGCAATTCGTCGCCCAGCTGACGACGATCATGATGGGCATCATTGTCGGGACCGCCGACACCCTGGGCATCAAGATGGACCCCGAGAAGCCCATTCACGACGCGCTGCCCGCCGCCTCGGCGTGA